A window from Salvia miltiorrhiza cultivar Shanhuang (shh) chromosome 2, IMPLAD_Smil_shh, whole genome shotgun sequence encodes these proteins:
- the LOC131012201 gene encoding cytochrome P450 724B1-like has product MLVMMGIAGGLWMMMNVVVVVVVVVSSLATILYHFWPLVVVKNVPRGSFGWPFLGETLSFLKPHSSSSIGAFLQNHCSRYGKVFKSHLFFSPTIVSCDQELNYYILQNEDKLFQCSYPKPIHGILGKNSMLVVVGETHKRLRNVAVSLVTSMKSKPEFLNDIERTATQILDSWKDKNQVLFCEEARKYTFNVIVKQVLGLSEDEPQTKEILQDFLTFMKGLISLPIYIPGTPYARAVQARIRISSTVKAIIEERRRRNINGCKKSDFLEILLCVDTLSQDEKVSFVLDSLLGGYETTSLLMSMVVFFLDRSPSTVHQLKLEHQKIRSMKTKNEFLNWEDYRLMEFTQNVISEALRFGNIVKFVHRKAIKDVKFRDYIIPAGWKVLPVFSAVHLDPSIHADALHFDPSRWQKQDQTCKKFTPFGGGSRCCPGFELAKVEVAFFLHHLVQTYRWDVGEGEETVAYPYVEFARELKMNVHRL; this is encoded by the exons atgttGGTGATGATGGGTATAGCGGGAGGGCTTTGGATGATGATGAACGTTGTTGTTGTGGTGGTAGTAGTGGTTTCATCTTTGGCGACGATTCTGTACCATTTTTGGCCTTTGGTGGTGGTGAAGAATGTTCCTCGAGGATCCTTCGGGTGGCCGTTTCTCGGAGAAACCCTCTCCTTTTTAAAGCCTCACTCCTCCTCCTCTATTGGGGCCTTTTTGCAAAACCATTGCTCTAG GTATGGGAAAGTGTTCAAATCCCATCTCTTCTTCTCTCCCACGATTGTTTCATGCGACCAAGAGCTGAATTACTACATACTACAAAACGAAGACAAACTGTTCCAATGCAGCTATCCTAAGCCGATTCATGGGATTTTGGGTAAGAATTCCATGTTAGTAGTTGTTGGTGAGACGCACAAGAGGCTAAGGAACGTCGCCGTTTCACTCGTGACTTCGATGAAGTCGAAACCGGAGTTCTTGAACGACATCGAGAGGACTGCTACGCAGATTCTTGATTCGTGGAAGGACAAGAACCAAGTCCTCTTTTGTGAGGAAGCTAGGAAG TACACATTCAATGTGATAGTGAAGCAAGTGCTAGGTTTATCAGAAGATGAGCCACAAACAAAGGAAATTCTTCAAGATTTTCTCACGTTCATGAAAGGCCTCATTTCTCTGCCTATCTACATTCCTGGGACTCCATATGCAAGAGCTGTTCAG GCTAGAATTAGAATATCTTCAACTGTCAAAGCAATCAtagaggaaagaagaagaagaaatattAATGGTTGCAAAAAGAGTGATTTTCTTGAGATTCTTCTATGTGTAGATACCTTATCCCAAGATGAAAAAGTTAGCTTTGTGTTGGATTCTCTACTTGGTGGCTATGAGACCACCTCCCTTCTTATGTCCATGGTCGTGTTTTTTCTCGATCGATCACCCTCaaccgtccaccaattaaag CTAGAACATCAGAAAATAAGAAGCATGAAGACAAAGAATGAATTTCTGAACTGGGAAGATTACAGATTGATGGAATTCACACAAAAT GTCATAAGTGAAGCTCTGAGATTTGGAAACATTGTTAAATTTGTCCACCGAAAGGCAATCAAAGATGTCAAGTTTAGAG ATTATATAATTCCAGCAGGTTGGAAGGTCCTACCTGTTTTCTCTGCAGTTCATCTCGACCCCTCTATCCATGCAGATGCTCTTCACTTTGATCCCTCCAGATGGCag AAACAAGATCAAACATGCAAGAAATTTACTCCATTTGGCGGAGGGTCGAGGTGTTGCCCAGGTTTCGAACTAGCAAAAGTTGAGGTCGCCTTTTTCCTCCACCATCTCGTTCAAACATATAG ATGGGATGTGGGAGAGGGCGAAGAAACGGTGGCGTATCCATACGTCGAGTTTGCAAGAGAACTGAAGATGAATGTGCATCGTTTGTGa